The following coding sequences are from one Lolium rigidum isolate FL_2022 chromosome 6, APGP_CSIRO_Lrig_0.1, whole genome shotgun sequence window:
- the LOC124660903 gene encoding CBS domain-containing protein CBSCBSPB1-like, whose protein sequence is MDGFGGGGGGLHGARRSMSSATGTRRRASTAENGYDLAAPRRASATISRTTSTLTGERTVKRLRLSKALTIPDHTSVHEACRRMAARRVDAVLLTDSNALLCGILTDKDIATRVIARELKLEETPVSKVMTRNPLFVLAETLAVEALQKMVQGKFRHLPVVENGEVIALLDIAKCLYDAIARMERAAEKGKAIAAAVEGVEKHWGTSVSGPNTFVETLRERMFKPTLSTIISENSKVATVAPTDTVLTASKKMLDLKVSCAVVAIENKPGGILTSRDILMRVIAQNLPPESTTVEKVMTQSPECATVDTPILEALHTMHDGKFLHLPVLDTDGSVLTVIDVLHITHAAIATVGNSAATGSEATSSMMQRFWDSAMSSGPLDDDDDSRSEGSTKVASEATDIGRSAFYPASGLSNTFGFKIQDKQGRMHRFNCDTSSLTDLITSILQRLGDDIDKLNLPQILYEDEDHDKVILSSDADLIAAVDHSRQIGWKSLRLHLDYSGIGRRKRGATSADFEYAGRDAWASAYSTVAAGAALVAGLGVMAYLKRAG, encoded by the exons ATGGACGGCTTCGGGGGCGGGGGAGGAGGGCTGCACGGCGCCCGGAGGAGCATGTCCTCGGCCACCGGCACCAGGAGGAGGGCGTCGACCGCGGAGAACGGATACGACCTCGCCGCTCCCAGGAGGGCctccgccaccatctcccgcacCACGTC GACGTTGACTGGGGAGAGAACCGTCAAGAGACTGAGACTGTCCAAGGCACTGACGATACCGGATCACACATCTGTACACGAGGCTTGTCGGAGGATGGCCGCGCGCAGAGTTGATGCCGTGTTGCTGACGGACTCCAATGCATTGCTCTGCGGGATCCTTACTGACAAG GACATAGCCACAAGGGTTATTGCTCGTGAACTGAAGCTAGAAGAGACACCAGTTTCGAAGGTCATGACAAGAAACCCTCTCTTTGTTCTCGCAGAAACTCTTGCGGTTGAGGCATTGCAGAAGATGGTACAAG GTAAGTTCAGACATTTACCTGTGGTGGAGAATGGTGAAGTCATTGCACTGCTGGACATAGCCAAGTGCCTATATGACGCTATTGCACGAATGGAAAGGGCAGCTGAGAAAGGAAAAGCAATTGCTGCTGCTGTTGAGGGTGTAGAGAAGCATTGGGGGACATCTGTTTCTG GCCCCAACACGTTTGTTGAAACTCTTCGAGAACGGATGTTTAAGCCAACACTGTCCACCATTATATCTGAGAATTCAAA AGTGGCCACTGTTGCACCAACTGACACCGTGTTGACAGCATCAAAAAAGATGCTTGACCTGAAAGTAAGTTGTGCAGTTGTTGCGATTGAAAACAAGCCTGGGGGGATTCTGAC CTCTAGAGATATATTGATGCGTGTTATAGCCCAGAATCTCCCCCCTGAGTCTACTACAGTTGAGAAG GTCATGACTCAGAGTCCAGAATGTGCCACGGTTGACACTCCAATCCTTGAAGCCTTGCATACAATGCATGATGGAAAGTTTCTGCATCTGCCTGTTCTAGACACCG ATGGAAGCGTTTTAACTGTTATCGATGTCCTTCACATAACTCATGCTGCAATTGCAACA GTAGGAAACAGCGCAGCAACTGGCTCTGAGGcgacttcttccatgatgcagagGTTCTGGGATTCAGCAATGTCAAGTGGGccgcttgatgatgatgatgactccaGAAG TGAAGGGTCAACAAAAGTGGCATCTGAGGCAACAGATATAGGACGATCAGCATTCTATCCAGCTTCAGGCTTATCAAACACTTTTGGGTTCAAGATTCAGGACAAACAAGGCAGGATGCACAGATTTAACTGCG ACACGAGCAGTCTTACAGACCTGATAACTTCCATCTTACAAAGGCTTGGCGATGACATTGATAAATTGAACCTGCCTCAAATTTTG TatgaagatgaagatcatgaTAAGGTCATACTTTCATCAGACGCCGACCTTATAGCAGCTGTGGACCATTCTAGACAAATCGGTTGGAAG AGTTTAAGGTTGCACTTGGATTACTCTGGCATTGGCCGTCGTAAGCGAGGAGCCACCTCAGCAGATTTCGAGTATGCTGGAAGGGATGCATGGGCTTCCGCGTACAGCACTGTTGCGGCTGGGGCAGCCCTGGTTGCTGGCCTTGGCGTGATGGCTTACCTGAAGAGAGCAGGCTAA